One window from the genome of Nicotiana sylvestris chromosome 9, ASM39365v2, whole genome shotgun sequence encodes:
- the LOC138877476 gene encoding uncharacterized protein — translation MNGAIEATNKNIKKILRKMIEKYKQWQEKLLFALLGYRTTVCTSIGATPYMLVYGTKEVITAEVEIPSLRIIQEADLDDTEWVKSRYEQLALIDGKRMNAVCHGQLYQNRMFRAFNKRIKPKQFTSGQLVLKKVFSHQDEAKGKFFSNWKGPYMVHRVLTRGGIILVEMDREVWPKPINSDAVKRYYV, via the coding sequence atgaatggagctatagaggccaccaacaagaatatcaagaagatattgagaaaaATGATAGAGAAATATAAACAGTGGCAAGAGAAGTTAttatttgctctattggggtatcgcaccacagtttgcacatcaatcggggcaaccccctatatgctggtttatggtacaaaggAAGTCATtaccgccgaggtagaaattccttccctaaggatcatacaagaagccgatcTCGACGACacagagtgggtgaaaagtcgttatgagcaattagcccttatagacggaaagagaatgaatgcagtttgccatggtcaactctatcagaacagaatgttcaGGGCCTTCAACAAGAGAATCAAACCAAAACAATTCAcatcggggcagctggtgttaaagaaagttttttcgcatcaagatgaagccaaagggaagttcttttccaactggaagggtccatacatggttcaccgggttctgaccaGAGGAGGcatcatacttgtagaaatggacagagaagtctggccaaagccaattaactcagatgcagtcaagcgttactatgtgtaa